A single genomic interval of Salvelinus namaycush isolate Seneca chromosome 41, SaNama_1.0, whole genome shotgun sequence harbors:
- the LOC120034435 gene encoding zinc finger protein 281-like isoform X1 — MSIIQDKLGNDFLRSNGSMDSNFSPGMIMFSHLPPVTSFTRLATQSVMQDLPGPHEMILKKERDSPDCSMAGVGGLVEYGGVGDYVHAMDIKQEKMTEHDYRQPLYPGGPGKSTELLEVSMGNHQNLLVHDLSLGNQPSRLGKESSGKRGRRSNGEEGNPRRKRGEPKQSMMLDADGGSLWPNGKLHICEHCSASFRSSYHLRRHVLIHTGERPFRCSQCNMSFIQKYLLQRHEKIHSGEKPFCCDQCNMRFIQKYHMERHKRTHSGEKPYRCETCQQFFSRTDRLLKHKRTCGEAIKKGLEPGMLDLGCEDMGQGSYGITQGNTGASGRKRGKSKNSEGGERKRKKAAGPVEAGGLGGAHIHGAPSGGYSLHDYSVENHTVSSSTPPGPSMHHEHHGRAPKMAFKKANRKALDQGDLGQAKQGNMEQGVGMGLMQGSEAKSGPTSTNYDDAMQFIKKRRYLNAANSAASGAGVAGSSTNDYEVNVGHLSSQQSVIQGVVSGVMDSDSPLSLLDSSPMGVDKHDRSGIPDEVLQSLLDHYTQKPDSSHHDVHFDLSDQHVVLHPVSADGSDLSHDADSPSPSGDKTVIMHEYSRFLLQALERTSHNTGFPLGPGPPATGPFTSTHQRNPLFTDKHMYTTSPLECGFGQPVASPTLPSSVPKSHFAMLSDSSPQHGFHLNSLEPATHQQLTPSQELTDQMEKQHSSSSPSSYQISPSDLGSQKDSQNLASLDPSKGSYTIENFAQAFGSQFKSAGRGALSYGTDSCGEVDHRIRTPVSEFSGYTSLLADVNEAVSTGSKTPTSQSYR, encoded by the exons ATGAGCATCATTCAAGACAAACTAGGTAATGACTTCCTGCGCTCCAATGGGAGCATGGACTCCAACTTCTCCCCTGGCATGATCATGTTCAGTCACCTGCCCCCTGTGACCAGCTTCACCCGGCTGGCCACCCAGTCTGTTATGCAGGACCTGCCAGGCCCCCACGAGATGATCCTGAAGAAGGAGCGGGACTCTCCAGACTGCAGCATGGCCGGGGTGGGCGGCCTGGTGGAGTATGGCGGGGTGGGGGACTATGTCCATGCCATGGACATCAAGCAGGAGAAGATGACAGAACATGACTACCGTCAGCCGCTGTACCCTGGAGGCCCGGGGAAGAGCACAGAGCTCCTGGAGGTGTCCATGGGCAACCACCAGAACCTGCTGGTGCATGACCTTAGCCTAGGCAAC CAGCCTAGTCGGTTAGGAAAGGAGTCCTCAGGAAAGAGAGGTCGAAGGTCAAATGGTGAAGAGGGCAATCCCCGGAGGAAACGTGGAGAGCCTAAG CAATCAATGATGCTGGATGCAGATGGAGGCAGCCTGTGGCCCAACGGGAAGCTCCATATCTGCGAGCACTGCAGCGCATCCTTCAGGAGCTCATACCACCTGCGCAGACATGTCCTCATCCACACAG GCGAGAGGCCGTTCAGGTGCAGCCAGTGTAACATGAGTTTCATCCAGAAGTACCTACTACAGCGGCACGAGAAGATCCACAGCG gagagaagcctttttgCTGTGACCAGTGTAACATGCGCTTCATTCAGAAATACCACATGGAGAGACACAAGAGGACCCACAGTGGAGAAAAGCCATACAGATGTGAGACCTGCCAACAG TTTTTTTCTAGGACGGACCGATTACTCAAGCACAAGCGAACCTGTGGAGAAGCCATAAAGAAGGGTCTGGAGCCCGGGATGTTGGACCTGGGCTGTGAGGACATGGGGCAGGGCAGCTACGGAATCACTCAGGGAAACACTGGGGCCTCGGGCCGGAAGAGGGGCAAGTCCAAAAACTCTGAGGGAGGGGAGCGCAAGAGGAAGAAAGCGGCAGGACCGGTTGAAGCAGGAGGGCTGGGCGGAGCACACATCCACGGGGCGCCGTCGGGAGGCTACAGTCTCCATGACTACAGCGTGGAGAATCACACTGTGTCCTCgtccactccgccagggcccagTATGCACCACGAGCATCACGGCCGAGCCCCTAAGATGGCCTTCAAGAAGGCCAACCGTAAGGCCCTGGACCAGGGGGACTTGGGGCAGGCCAAGCAGGGAAATATGGAGCAGGGTGTGGGGATGGGCCTCATGCAGGGCTCTGAGGCAAAATCGGGTCCCACCAGCACCAACTATGATGACGCCATGCAGTTCATCAAGAAGAGGCGCTACCTTAACGCGGCCAACAGTGCAGCATCAGGGGCCGGGGTAGCAGGGAGCAGCACCAACGATTATGAGGTCAACGTTGGTCACCTGTCATCCCAGCAGTCGGTTATCCAGGGGGTGGTCTCAGGCGTGATGGACAGCGACTCGCCGCTGAGTCTGCTAGACTCCTCCCCCATGGGCGTGGACAAGCACGACAGGTCGGGGATCCCTGACGAGGTGCTGCAGAGCCTGCTGGACCACTACACCCAGAAACCAGACAGCTCGCACCACGACGTGCACTTTGACCTCAGTGACCAGCACGTGGTGCTGCACCCTGTCTCAGCAGATGGCTCTGACCTGAGCCACGATGCAGACTCTCCCAGCCCGTCTGGAGACAAGACGGTCATTATGCACGAGTACTCCCGCTTCCTGCTGCAGGCCCTGGAACGCACCAGCCACAACACAGGCTTCCCCCTGGGCCCCGGGCCCCCAGCTACAGGGCCCTTCACCAGCACCCACCAACGCAACCCACTCTTTACAGACAAGCACATGTACACTACGTCCCCTCTGGAGTGTGGCTTCGGCCAGCCGGTGGCCTCTCCCACCCTGCCCTCCTCCGTGCCAAAGTCCCACTTTGCGATGCTGTCGGACTCTTCTCCGCAGCACGGCTTCCACCTAAACAGCCTGGAGCCTGCCACCCACCAGCAGCTTACGCCTTCTCAGGAGCTCACTGACCAGATGGAGAAGCAacactcctcctcttccccctcctcctacCAGATCAGCCCGTCTGACCTGGGCAGCCAGAAGGACTCGCAGAACCTGGCTTCTCTGGACCCCTCTAAGGGCTCCTACACGATCGAGAACTTTGCCCAGGCCTTTGGATCCCAGTTCAAGTCGGCCGGCCGCGGCGCCTTGTCGTACGGCACTGACTCTTGCGGGGAGGTGGACCACAGGATAAGGACGCCAGTCTCCGAATTCTCAGGGTATACTAGTTTGTTAGCCGACGTCAATGAGGCAGTAAGTACAGGTTCCAAAACCCCAACAAGCCAAAGCTACAGATAA
- the LOC120034435 gene encoding zinc finger protein 281-like isoform X2 — protein sequence MSIIQDKLGNDFLRSNGSMDSNFSPGMIMFSHLPPVTSFTRLATQSVMQDLPGPHEMILKKERDSPDCSMAGVGGLVEYGGVGDYVHAMDIKQEKMTEHDYRQPLYPGGPGKSTELLEVSMGNHQNLLVHDLSLGNPSRLGKESSGKRGRRSNGEEGNPRRKRGEPKQSMMLDADGGSLWPNGKLHICEHCSASFRSSYHLRRHVLIHTGERPFRCSQCNMSFIQKYLLQRHEKIHSGEKPFCCDQCNMRFIQKYHMERHKRTHSGEKPYRCETCQQFFSRTDRLLKHKRTCGEAIKKGLEPGMLDLGCEDMGQGSYGITQGNTGASGRKRGKSKNSEGGERKRKKAAGPVEAGGLGGAHIHGAPSGGYSLHDYSVENHTVSSSTPPGPSMHHEHHGRAPKMAFKKANRKALDQGDLGQAKQGNMEQGVGMGLMQGSEAKSGPTSTNYDDAMQFIKKRRYLNAANSAASGAGVAGSSTNDYEVNVGHLSSQQSVIQGVVSGVMDSDSPLSLLDSSPMGVDKHDRSGIPDEVLQSLLDHYTQKPDSSHHDVHFDLSDQHVVLHPVSADGSDLSHDADSPSPSGDKTVIMHEYSRFLLQALERTSHNTGFPLGPGPPATGPFTSTHQRNPLFTDKHMYTTSPLECGFGQPVASPTLPSSVPKSHFAMLSDSSPQHGFHLNSLEPATHQQLTPSQELTDQMEKQHSSSSPSSYQISPSDLGSQKDSQNLASLDPSKGSYTIENFAQAFGSQFKSAGRGALSYGTDSCGEVDHRIRTPVSEFSGYTSLLADVNEAVSTGSKTPTSQSYR from the exons ATGAGCATCATTCAAGACAAACTAGGTAATGACTTCCTGCGCTCCAATGGGAGCATGGACTCCAACTTCTCCCCTGGCATGATCATGTTCAGTCACCTGCCCCCTGTGACCAGCTTCACCCGGCTGGCCACCCAGTCTGTTATGCAGGACCTGCCAGGCCCCCACGAGATGATCCTGAAGAAGGAGCGGGACTCTCCAGACTGCAGCATGGCCGGGGTGGGCGGCCTGGTGGAGTATGGCGGGGTGGGGGACTATGTCCATGCCATGGACATCAAGCAGGAGAAGATGACAGAACATGACTACCGTCAGCCGCTGTACCCTGGAGGCCCGGGGAAGAGCACAGAGCTCCTGGAGGTGTCCATGGGCAACCACCAGAACCTGCTGGTGCATGACCTTAGCCTAGGCAAC CCTAGTCGGTTAGGAAAGGAGTCCTCAGGAAAGAGAGGTCGAAGGTCAAATGGTGAAGAGGGCAATCCCCGGAGGAAACGTGGAGAGCCTAAG CAATCAATGATGCTGGATGCAGATGGAGGCAGCCTGTGGCCCAACGGGAAGCTCCATATCTGCGAGCACTGCAGCGCATCCTTCAGGAGCTCATACCACCTGCGCAGACATGTCCTCATCCACACAG GCGAGAGGCCGTTCAGGTGCAGCCAGTGTAACATGAGTTTCATCCAGAAGTACCTACTACAGCGGCACGAGAAGATCCACAGCG gagagaagcctttttgCTGTGACCAGTGTAACATGCGCTTCATTCAGAAATACCACATGGAGAGACACAAGAGGACCCACAGTGGAGAAAAGCCATACAGATGTGAGACCTGCCAACAG TTTTTTTCTAGGACGGACCGATTACTCAAGCACAAGCGAACCTGTGGAGAAGCCATAAAGAAGGGTCTGGAGCCCGGGATGTTGGACCTGGGCTGTGAGGACATGGGGCAGGGCAGCTACGGAATCACTCAGGGAAACACTGGGGCCTCGGGCCGGAAGAGGGGCAAGTCCAAAAACTCTGAGGGAGGGGAGCGCAAGAGGAAGAAAGCGGCAGGACCGGTTGAAGCAGGAGGGCTGGGCGGAGCACACATCCACGGGGCGCCGTCGGGAGGCTACAGTCTCCATGACTACAGCGTGGAGAATCACACTGTGTCCTCgtccactccgccagggcccagTATGCACCACGAGCATCACGGCCGAGCCCCTAAGATGGCCTTCAAGAAGGCCAACCGTAAGGCCCTGGACCAGGGGGACTTGGGGCAGGCCAAGCAGGGAAATATGGAGCAGGGTGTGGGGATGGGCCTCATGCAGGGCTCTGAGGCAAAATCGGGTCCCACCAGCACCAACTATGATGACGCCATGCAGTTCATCAAGAAGAGGCGCTACCTTAACGCGGCCAACAGTGCAGCATCAGGGGCCGGGGTAGCAGGGAGCAGCACCAACGATTATGAGGTCAACGTTGGTCACCTGTCATCCCAGCAGTCGGTTATCCAGGGGGTGGTCTCAGGCGTGATGGACAGCGACTCGCCGCTGAGTCTGCTAGACTCCTCCCCCATGGGCGTGGACAAGCACGACAGGTCGGGGATCCCTGACGAGGTGCTGCAGAGCCTGCTGGACCACTACACCCAGAAACCAGACAGCTCGCACCACGACGTGCACTTTGACCTCAGTGACCAGCACGTGGTGCTGCACCCTGTCTCAGCAGATGGCTCTGACCTGAGCCACGATGCAGACTCTCCCAGCCCGTCTGGAGACAAGACGGTCATTATGCACGAGTACTCCCGCTTCCTGCTGCAGGCCCTGGAACGCACCAGCCACAACACAGGCTTCCCCCTGGGCCCCGGGCCCCCAGCTACAGGGCCCTTCACCAGCACCCACCAACGCAACCCACTCTTTACAGACAAGCACATGTACACTACGTCCCCTCTGGAGTGTGGCTTCGGCCAGCCGGTGGCCTCTCCCACCCTGCCCTCCTCCGTGCCAAAGTCCCACTTTGCGATGCTGTCGGACTCTTCTCCGCAGCACGGCTTCCACCTAAACAGCCTGGAGCCTGCCACCCACCAGCAGCTTACGCCTTCTCAGGAGCTCACTGACCAGATGGAGAAGCAacactcctcctcttccccctcctcctacCAGATCAGCCCGTCTGACCTGGGCAGCCAGAAGGACTCGCAGAACCTGGCTTCTCTGGACCCCTCTAAGGGCTCCTACACGATCGAGAACTTTGCCCAGGCCTTTGGATCCCAGTTCAAGTCGGCCGGCCGCGGCGCCTTGTCGTACGGCACTGACTCTTGCGGGGAGGTGGACCACAGGATAAGGACGCCAGTCTCCGAATTCTCAGGGTATACTAGTTTGTTAGCCGACGTCAATGAGGCAGTAAGTACAGGTTCCAAAACCCCAACAAGCCAAAGCTACAGATAA